One genomic segment of Streptomyces niveus includes these proteins:
- a CDS encoding ABC transporter permease, which yields MASASTAVLKTEARLLTREPGVLFWIITFPTLLMVILGLIPGFDDPDPDLGGRRVIDLYVPVAALLAVIMAGLQAMPPILIGYRERGILRRMSTTPVRPTTLLVSQLVLLGGGALASAVLVIAVGRIAFGVALPGQIAGYLLALILATAGALALGGLVCAIAPTQKAGQAIGSALFFPSMFTAGVWLPVQTMPDLLRDIVGYSPMGAASEALDAAMRGGWPHWVDLGVLALWTVLLTAGAARWFRWE from the coding sequence ATGGCCTCCGCCTCCACCGCCGTCCTCAAGACCGAGGCACGCCTGCTGACCCGCGAGCCGGGGGTGCTCTTCTGGATCATTACCTTCCCGACCCTCCTGATGGTGATCCTCGGACTGATCCCGGGCTTCGACGACCCCGACCCCGACCTCGGCGGCCGACGGGTCATCGACCTGTACGTCCCCGTCGCCGCCCTGCTCGCCGTGATCATGGCCGGGCTCCAGGCCATGCCGCCGATCCTGATCGGCTACCGCGAGCGCGGCATCCTGCGCCGTATGTCCACGACGCCCGTGCGCCCCACCACGCTGCTCGTCTCGCAGCTCGTACTCCTCGGCGGCGGCGCGCTCGCCTCGGCCGTACTCGTGATCGCCGTCGGCAGGATCGCCTTCGGCGTCGCGCTGCCCGGTCAGATCGCCGGCTATCTGCTGGCGCTGATCCTCGCGACGGCCGGCGCCCTGGCGCTGGGCGGGCTCGTCTGCGCGATCGCCCCTACCCAGAAGGCGGGTCAGGCCATCGGCTCCGCCCTGTTCTTTCCGTCGATGTTCACCGCGGGCGTGTGGCTGCCCGTCCAGACGATGCCCGATCTGCTGCGCGACATCGTCGGCTACTCGCCCATGGGCGCCGCCTCCGAGGCGCTCGACGCCGCGATGCGCGGCGGCTGGCCGCACTGGGTGGACCTGGGCGTGCTGGCCCTGTGGACGGTTCTGCTGACCGCCGGCGCCGCCCGCTGGTTCCGCTGGGAATGA
- a CDS encoding sensor histidine kinase: MTTARAARVPVSVEERWEQFHRWGPYALLALSTVISALSVNAFGMTRAEQYTAGALVVLAVVLQLCWGRTGRGLSLHEREPSTAGLVYYGLRTVIAFVLTWLNPLFAIYAVLGYFDSGHLLPERAVRAGLLVHAVIMAGSQSGGLPPAGALQWALFAGLLLLNGSLTLVFAHLGRRESEIAAERSATITELEQANFRLEQALEENAGLHAQLLVQAREAGVADERRRLAAEIHDTIAQGLTGIIAQLQVVTATSDPELAREHLNRAAALARHSLGEARRSVQNLGPTALDHDTLAEALKKTVVEWAERTGVDARFTVTGTEEPLHDEVAATLLRIAQEALANTARHAGARRAGVTLSYMGDEITLDVRDDGRGFDPLVLRPRSGANGFGLDGMRARAERIAGAVTVESEEGGGTAVSARVPLVRHA; this comes from the coding sequence ATGACGACAGCCAGGGCGGCGCGCGTGCCGGTCTCCGTGGAGGAGCGCTGGGAACAGTTCCACCGGTGGGGCCCCTATGCCCTGCTGGCGCTCTCCACCGTGATCTCGGCCCTCAGCGTGAACGCCTTCGGCATGACCCGCGCCGAGCAGTACACGGCCGGGGCGCTGGTCGTCCTCGCCGTCGTCCTCCAGCTGTGCTGGGGCCGGACCGGGCGCGGCCTGTCGCTGCACGAGCGCGAGCCGTCCACCGCCGGCCTGGTCTACTACGGCCTGCGGACCGTCATCGCCTTCGTCCTCACCTGGCTCAACCCGCTCTTCGCCATCTACGCCGTCCTCGGCTACTTCGACAGCGGCCATCTGCTGCCCGAACGCGCCGTCCGGGCCGGACTGCTCGTCCACGCCGTCATCATGGCGGGCTCGCAATCCGGGGGACTGCCGCCGGCCGGCGCCCTCCAGTGGGCCCTCTTCGCCGGACTCCTGCTGCTCAACGGCTCCCTGACCCTCGTCTTCGCGCATCTCGGCCGCAGGGAGTCCGAGATCGCCGCCGAGCGGTCCGCCACCATCACCGAGCTGGAACAGGCCAACTTCCGTCTGGAGCAGGCCCTGGAGGAGAACGCGGGGCTCCACGCCCAGCTTCTCGTCCAGGCCAGGGAGGCGGGCGTCGCCGACGAGCGGCGCAGGCTCGCCGCCGAGATCCACGACACCATCGCCCAGGGGCTGACCGGCATCATCGCCCAGCTCCAGGTGGTCACTGCCACCTCCGACCCGGAGCTGGCCCGCGAGCATCTGAACCGCGCCGCGGCCCTCGCCCGGCACAGCCTCGGCGAGGCCCGCCGCTCCGTGCAGAACCTCGGCCCGACCGCCCTGGACCACGACACCCTCGCCGAGGCCCTGAAGAAGACCGTCGTCGAGTGGGCCGAACGGACCGGAGTGGACGCCCGGTTCACCGTCACCGGCACCGAGGAACCCCTGCACGACGAGGTCGCGGCCACCCTGCTGCGCATCGCCCAGGAAGCACTCGCCAACACCGCCAGGCACGCCGGCGCCCGCCGGGCCGGCGTCACCCTGTCGTACATGGGCGACGAGATCACCCTCGACGTACGGGACGACGGGCGCGGCTTCGACCCGCTGGTGCTGCGCCCGCGCTCCGGTGCGAACGGCTTCGGGCTCGACGGCATGCGGGCCCGCGCGGAACGCATCGCGGGCGCCGTCACCGTCGAGTCCGAGGAGGGCGGCGGCACGGCCGTCTCGGCTCGCGTACCGTTGGTGCGTCATGCCTGA
- a CDS encoding ABC transporter ATP-binding protein: MPTSEDVSTKDPAAVQNRSAVRSLLRLWPYVRPVRVRLFSAAFVAVLASSLALVFPLVLKWMVDGPIAEGDTGGIWRGALYLLLLGILEAVLFGFRRWLVARPLAGVEAAMRADLYRHLQRLPIAFHDRWPSGQLLSRGTTDLMLLRMFLAFPLTFLLVNGTTILVGFLILLMQEWTLGLVLLAPVVPLVILCSVFEAKYSLVARKAQDQVGDLTTVVEESVLGVRIVKGFGRHRSQALAFRALAERLRGTELGKARLLAGIWALIMVIPEVAIGAALVLGTVQVADGHLSTGTLVAFLSTALALRWPVESIGFLLAMSQESATATERYFEVMDAKEETADADGAAVVAAGSGAAVRRESDGLRFERVSFRYPDAEAGSVPVLAEVDLHIRSGETMALVGATGSGKTTLTALVPRLHEVTGGRITLDGEDISLMPRQRLRELVSVAFEEPTLFSATVGDNVRMGAESADGAALLRALDVAQADFVQDLPHGVHTEVGEQGLSLSGGQRQRLALARAVVGGPRFLVLDDPLSALDVHTEALVEAALRRVLDETTALVVAHRPSTVMLADRVALISDGRITAVGTHHELLRDNAEYAWLMSGADAETGSRSDAGCDEGSDTGAESVEGSMR, encoded by the coding sequence ATGCCGACCTCCGAAGATGTATCTACCAAGGACCCTGCCGCCGTCCAGAACCGCTCAGCCGTGCGTTCGCTGCTCAGGCTGTGGCCGTATGTACGGCCGGTGCGCGTGCGCCTGTTCAGCGCCGCGTTCGTCGCGGTGCTGGCCTCGTCCCTGGCCCTGGTCTTCCCCCTCGTACTGAAGTGGATGGTCGACGGCCCCATCGCGGAGGGTGACACGGGCGGCATCTGGCGCGGCGCGCTGTATCTGCTCCTGCTCGGGATCCTCGAAGCCGTGCTCTTCGGCTTCCGCAGGTGGTTGGTGGCCAGGCCGCTGGCGGGGGTCGAGGCGGCGATGCGGGCGGATCTCTACCGGCATCTGCAACGGCTGCCGATCGCGTTCCACGACCGGTGGCCCTCGGGTCAGCTGCTGTCGCGCGGCACGACGGACCTGATGCTGCTGCGTATGTTTCTGGCCTTTCCGCTGACCTTCCTGCTGGTGAACGGGACGACGATCCTGGTCGGATTCCTGATCCTGCTGATGCAGGAGTGGACGCTCGGGCTGGTGCTGCTGGCGCCCGTGGTGCCGCTGGTGATCCTCTGCTCGGTCTTCGAGGCGAAGTACTCACTGGTCGCGCGCAAGGCGCAGGACCAGGTGGGCGATCTGACGACGGTGGTCGAGGAGAGCGTCCTCGGCGTACGGATCGTGAAGGGCTTCGGCAGGCACCGCAGCCAGGCTCTCGCGTTCCGGGCGCTGGCGGAGCGGCTGCGCGGTACGGAGCTGGGCAAGGCCCGCCTGCTGGCGGGCATCTGGGCGCTGATCATGGTCATCCCCGAGGTGGCGATCGGCGCGGCGCTGGTGCTGGGGACGGTCCAGGTCGCCGACGGTCATCTGTCCACGGGCACGCTGGTCGCCTTCCTGTCGACGGCGCTGGCGCTGCGCTGGCCGGTGGAGTCGATCGGCTTCCTGCTGGCGATGAGCCAGGAGTCGGCGACCGCGACGGAGCGGTACTTCGAGGTGATGGACGCCAAGGAGGAGACGGCGGACGCGGACGGGGCGGCGGTGGTCGCGGCCGGGAGCGGTGCAGCCGTACGGAGGGAGTCCGACGGGCTGCGCTTCGAGCGCGTGTCGTTCCGGTATCCCGACGCCGAGGCCGGGTCCGTGCCCGTACTGGCGGAGGTGGACCTGCACATCAGGTCCGGCGAGACGATGGCGCTCGTCGGCGCGACGGGCTCGGGGAAGACGACGCTCACCGCGCTGGTGCCCCGGCTGCACGAGGTGACGGGCGGGCGGATCACGCTCGACGGCGAGGACATCTCACTGATGCCCCGGCAGCGGCTGCGTGAACTGGTGTCGGTGGCCTTCGAGGAACCGACGCTGTTCTCGGCGACGGTTGGCGACAACGTCCGCATGGGCGCCGAGAGCGCGGACGGAGCGGCGCTGCTGCGGGCGCTGGACGTGGCGCAGGCCGACTTCGTCCAGGACCTGCCGCACGGTGTGCACACGGAGGTCGGCGAGCAGGGACTCAGCCTCTCCGGCGGCCAGCGGCAACGGCTGGCGCTGGCCAGGGCGGTCGTGGGCGGGCCGCGCTTCCTGGTGCTCGACGATCCGCTGTCCGCGCTCGACGTGCACACGGAGGCGCTGGTCGAGGCGGCGCTGCGCCGGGTGCTCGACGAGACGACGGCACTGGTCGTGGCGCACCGGCCGTCGACGGTGATGCTGGCGGACCGGGTGGCGCTGATCTCGGACGGCCGGATCACGGCGGTGGGCACACATCACGAACTGCTGCGGGACAACGCGGAGTACGCGTGGCTGATGTCGGGGGCCGACGCGGAGACGGGGTCGCGGTCGGACGCCGGCTGCGACGAGGGAAGCGACACGGGGGCGGAATCCGTCGAAGGGAGCATGCGATGA
- a CDS encoding cytochrome P450, whose amino-acid sequence MEPEATPDTLTHAPGTGQPLTARPLPEAEPELVRRRLSGGGELVELLSEVRERFGGVAAFRLGPAPTVLVTDPDAVQHVLARHPDRYVKRSHRARLLIGDGVLAATGDAWKSQRRLLQSQFTGPGMRCYEQRITGAARTTAGRWDTYARTGETFDVGREMRRFALDAIWRALTGFPLDDGTERELDAVAAVATALPTLPADVTDAHDAVAADLARIDAVARHAVEAARDGAAGPDGPGLLHVLTEAAAERPEYTDRLIRDEMVTLLVAGHETTATTLTWLHLLLDRHPAARAQALAAGGEGSEQRRRAVQALVHETLRLYPSAWILPRHAAEADTLAGYTVEAGTDILVCPYLTHRDPELWPDPEHFDPRRFIAPDGRPAHPGAYFPFGLGPRACLGLQFALRESTVLLEHLLPAHTLAFSATPAKTVYGITVRPDGPALATSVRPPG is encoded by the coding sequence ATGGAGCCCGAAGCCACTCCCGACACCCTCACCCACGCACCCGGAACGGGACAGCCCCTCACGGCGCGGCCCTTACCCGAGGCCGAGCCCGAACTCGTGCGGCGCCGGCTGTCCGGGGGCGGTGAACTGGTCGAGCTGCTGTCCGAGGTGCGCGAGCGGTTCGGCGGCGTCGCCGCCTTCCGCCTCGGGCCCGCCCCCACCGTTCTCGTCACCGATCCGGACGCCGTACAGCATGTACTCGCCCGGCACCCGGACCGGTACGTCAAGCGTTCCCACCGCGCCCGTCTGCTGATCGGCGACGGAGTCCTCGCCGCCACCGGGGACGCGTGGAAATCCCAACGCCGCCTGCTTCAGTCCCAGTTCACCGGTCCCGGCATGCGCTGCTACGAACAGCGGATCACCGGGGCCGCCCGGACCACCGCCGGACGCTGGGACACCTACGCCCGTACCGGAGAGACCTTCGACGTCGGGCGGGAGATGCGCCGCTTCGCGCTGGACGCCATCTGGCGCGCCCTCACCGGATTCCCCCTCGACGACGGGACCGAGCGCGAACTGGACGCCGTGGCCGCCGTGGCGACCGCCCTGCCGACCCTGCCCGCCGATGTCACCGACGCGCACGACGCCGTCGCGGCCGACCTCGCCCGGATCGACGCCGTTGCCCGGCACGCCGTCGAGGCCGCCCGCGACGGGGCGGCCGGTCCCGACGGCCCCGGCCTACTGCATGTGCTGACCGAAGCCGCCGCTGAGCGTCCCGAGTACACCGACCGGCTGATCCGCGACGAGATGGTCACGCTGCTCGTGGCCGGGCACGAGACCACCGCCACCACCCTCACCTGGCTTCATCTCCTCCTCGACCGGCATCCGGCCGCCCGCGCGCAGGCCCTCGCCGCCGGCGGCGAGGGCTCGGAGCAGCGCCGCCGGGCCGTCCAGGCGCTGGTCCACGAGACGCTCCGGCTCTACCCGTCCGCCTGGATCCTGCCCCGCCACGCCGCCGAGGCCGACACCCTCGCGGGTTACACCGTCGAAGCGGGCACCGACATCCTGGTCTGCCCGTACCTCACGCACCGCGACCCCGAACTGTGGCCGGATCCCGAGCACTTCGACCCCCGGCGCTTCATCGCCCCGGACGGCCGGCCCGCGCACCCGGGCGCCTACTTCCCCTTCGGGCTCGGGCCCCGCGCCTGTCTCGGTCTGCAGTTCGCGCTCCGCGAGTCGACCGTCCTGCTCGAACACCTGCTCCCGGCCCACACCCTGGCCTTCTCCGCCACCCCGGCGAAGACGGTGTACGGCATCACGGTCCGCCCCGACGGCCCCGCCCTCGCGACCTCGGTCCGCCCGCCCGGCTGA
- a CDS encoding ABC transporter ATP-binding protein → MAGSARAGTPAGSATGAGTGPTAAVTDAGTAAGTGTRAGTAAAADTVAAGSARAGTPAGSATSAGAHTATATVPDAGHSPSVGTLGAPADAPGVEASPAPDRHRPPAPDSPDDDPFSQDALPAPRGATGALLRSLLRARRGRVAVTALLLLLQQAAVQAGPLLVAYAIDRGVPAYRADDNGPLIAVAVGYLLCAAGAGVFQYAFIRSSARVNQDVLLDLRGRIFRHAQALSVDFHERYTSGRLISRSTTDVESLRELLAEGLQELVAVVLAFVYISAMLLYLDLGIGGLAVLSFVPLYALVRLYQRRAGAIFGKRSTAIAAVIVKFAETMNGIRPVQAFRRERANDAEFHALNHHHERTNGDAILEMARYVIGSRLTANIAVAGIVLWGAFRVADGTLALGVLAASVLFLRRLYDPIDRLGMFLNSYQSAAASLEKIAGLLAQTPSVPEAADPRPLPELTGGHPGREVVFDSVSFSYRTGGEVLPRFDLTLPAGQTVAVVGSTGAGKSTLAKLLARFYDPTEGRVLLDGTDLRDLDTPELRRGVVMVTQEAFLFSGTVAENIAIGRPDASRDDIERAAKAIGAHDFITGLPDGYDTDVRKRGGRISAGQRQLVAFARALLADPSVLILDEATSSLDIPGERAVQRAMDTVLNGRTAVVIAHRLSTVEIADRVLVMEHGRIVEDGSPAELIGGVGRFAGLHRAWRDSLA, encoded by the coding sequence GTGGCTGGGAGCGCGCGTGCGGGCACACCTGCGGGCAGCGCCACGGGCGCGGGAACGGGACCGACCGCCGCGGTTACGGATGCGGGCACCGCTGCGGGAACAGGAACGCGTGCGGGCACGGCTGCGGCGGCGGACACCGTCGCGGCTGGGAGCGCGCGTGCGGGCACACCTGCGGGCAGCGCCACGAGCGCGGGCGCCCACACCGCCACCGCCACGGTCCCCGACGCCGGGCACAGTCCAAGCGTCGGGACCCTCGGGGCTCCCGCCGACGCCCCCGGCGTCGAGGCATCCCCGGCCCCCGACCGCCACAGACCCCCGGCCCCCGACTCCCCCGACGACGACCCCTTCTCGCAGGACGCGCTGCCCGCGCCGCGAGGCGCCACCGGTGCGCTGCTCCGGTCGCTGCTGCGCGCCCGGCGCGGCCGGGTCGCGGTGACCGCGCTGCTCCTGCTGCTCCAGCAGGCCGCCGTCCAGGCGGGCCCGCTGCTCGTCGCGTACGCCATCGACCGGGGCGTGCCCGCCTACCGTGCCGACGACAACGGCCCGCTGATCGCGGTCGCCGTCGGCTATCTGCTCTGCGCCGCCGGAGCCGGTGTCTTCCAGTACGCCTTCATCCGCTCGTCCGCCCGTGTGAACCAGGACGTGCTCCTCGATCTGCGCGGCCGGATCTTCCGCCACGCCCAGGCGCTGAGCGTGGACTTCCACGAGCGCTACACCTCCGGACGGCTGATCTCCCGCTCCACCACGGACGTCGAGTCCCTGCGTGAACTGCTCGCCGAAGGACTCCAGGAACTCGTCGCGGTCGTCCTCGCCTTCGTCTACATCTCGGCGATGCTGCTCTATCTCGACCTCGGCATAGGCGGACTCGCCGTGCTCTCCTTCGTACCGCTGTACGCGCTGGTGCGGCTCTACCAGCGCAGGGCCGGCGCCATATTCGGCAAGCGCTCCACCGCCATCGCGGCGGTCATCGTGAAGTTCGCGGAGACGATGAACGGCATCAGGCCCGTGCAGGCGTTCCGCCGCGAGCGCGCCAACGACGCCGAGTTCCACGCGCTCAACCACCACCACGAGCGCACCAACGGCGACGCCATACTCGAAATGGCGCGCTACGTGATCGGTTCACGGCTCACCGCGAACATCGCCGTGGCCGGAATCGTGCTGTGGGGCGCCTTCCGGGTCGCCGACGGGACGCTCGCCCTCGGTGTGCTCGCCGCGTCGGTGCTGTTCCTGCGGAGGCTGTACGACCCGATCGACCGGCTCGGGATGTTCCTCAACTCCTACCAGTCGGCGGCCGCTTCGCTGGAGAAGATCGCGGGTCTGCTCGCCCAGACCCCGTCCGTGCCGGAGGCGGCGGACCCCCGCCCGCTGCCGGAGCTGACGGGCGGGCACCCGGGCCGGGAGGTCGTGTTCGACTCGGTCAGCTTCTCGTACCGGACGGGTGGCGAGGTCCTGCCCCGCTTCGATCTGACCCTCCCGGCCGGTCAGACCGTGGCCGTCGTCGGCTCGACCGGCGCGGGCAAGTCCACGCTGGCCAAGTTGCTGGCCCGGTTCTACGACCCCACCGAGGGCCGTGTCCTGCTCGACGGCACCGATCTGCGGGATCTGGACACCCCCGAACTGCGGCGCGGTGTCGTCATGGTGACCCAGGAGGCGTTCCTCTTCTCGGGCACCGTCGCCGAGAACATCGCGATCGGCCGTCCCGACGCGTCGCGCGACGACATCGAGCGGGCCGCGAAGGCGATCGGCGCGCACGACTTCATCACCGGCCTGCCGGACGGGTACGACACCGACGTACGGAAGCGGGGCGGCCGGATCTCGGCGGGCCAGCGCCAGTTGGTGGCGTTCGCCCGCGCGCTGCTCGCCGATCCGTCCGTGCTGATCCTGGACGAGGCGACGAGTTCGCTCGACATCCCGGGTGAGCGGGCGGTGCAGCGCGCGATGGACACGGTGCTCAACGGCCGTACGGCGGTGGTGATCGCGCACCGTCTGTCGACGGTGGAGATCGCCGACCGGGTGCTGGTGATGGAGCACGGCCGCATCGTCGAGGACGGCTCCCCGGCCGAACTGATCGGCGGCGTGGGCCGGTTCGCCGGCCTGCACCGCGCGTGGCGCGACAGCCTGGCCTGA
- a CDS encoding class I SAM-dependent methyltransferase, translating to MAARSVLDVGCGTGSLLALAREAGHKGRLRGLDPGAGMLEQARRRPEPDIEWIAGDLESTSWEREFDFVVMTGHAFQVLLGDDGLRAALTAVRAALTDEGRFGFETRNPLARTWESWTTVAPVDVPGPGADGSAALRMTRQVRSVEGEIVSFRTSLTLPGEPAPRHSDSTLRFLGADRLDAFLADAGLVAEERYGDWDGGPLTDASPEIITVARRTPA from the coding sequence ATGGCCGCGCGGTCCGTGCTCGACGTCGGCTGCGGTACGGGGAGTCTGCTGGCTCTCGCGCGGGAGGCCGGACACAAGGGGCGGCTCCGCGGTCTCGACCCCGGTGCCGGCATGCTGGAACAGGCCCGCCGACGTCCGGAACCGGACATCGAGTGGATTGCCGGTGACCTCGAATCCACGTCCTGGGAGCGCGAGTTCGACTTCGTGGTGATGACCGGACACGCGTTCCAGGTGCTGCTCGGGGACGACGGACTGCGCGCCGCGCTGACCGCCGTACGCGCGGCGCTGACCGACGAAGGACGGTTCGGCTTCGAGACGCGCAATCCGCTCGCGCGCACGTGGGAGTCGTGGACGACGGTGGCGCCCGTGGATGTGCCGGGACCGGGCGCGGACGGCTCCGCCGCCCTGCGGATGACCCGTCAAGTCCGGTCTGTGGAAGGGGAGATCGTCTCCTTCAGGACCAGCCTCACCCTCCCCGGAGAGCCCGCCCCGCGGCACAGCGACAGCACCCTGCGGTTCCTCGGCGCCGACCGGCTCGACGCGTTCCTCGCCGACGCGGGGCTGGTGGCCGAGGAGCGGTACGGCGACTGGGACGGCGGGCCGCTGACCGACGCGAGTCCGGAGATCATCACGGTCGCCCGGCGTACCCCCGCGTAA
- a CDS encoding response regulator, translated as MPERTITLIVVDDHPVVRDGLRGMFESASGFEVLGEASGGVEGVELALRLDPDVVLMDLRMPEGGGVDAIAALTRRGARAKVLVLTTYDTDSDTIPAIEAGATGYLLKDAPREELFTAVRAAAEGRTVLSPAVASRLVSRVRTPVAGNEALSAREREVLELVARGTSNREIAAELFISEATVKTHLTHIYAKLGVKDRAAAVAVGYDRKILG; from the coding sequence ATGCCTGAACGGACCATCACCCTGATCGTCGTGGACGACCATCCCGTCGTACGGGACGGTCTGCGCGGCATGTTCGAATCGGCGTCCGGCTTCGAGGTGCTGGGCGAGGCGTCCGGCGGCGTCGAGGGCGTCGAGCTGGCCCTCCGGCTGGACCCGGACGTCGTCCTGATGGACCTGCGGATGCCCGAAGGCGGGGGAGTCGACGCGATAGCGGCCCTGACCCGGCGCGGCGCCCGTGCCAAGGTGCTCGTCCTCACCACGTACGACACGGACTCCGACACCATCCCCGCCATCGAGGCGGGAGCCACCGGCTACCTCCTCAAGGACGCGCCCCGCGAGGAGCTGTTCACGGCGGTACGGGCGGCGGCCGAGGGGCGCACGGTCCTGTCGCCCGCCGTCGCGTCCCGGCTGGTCTCCCGCGTCCGTACGCCCGTCGCGGGCAACGAAGCGCTCTCCGCGCGTGAGCGCGAGGTCCTCGAACTCGTCGCGCGGGGCACGTCGAACCGCGAGATCGCCGCCGAGCTGTTCATCAGCGAGGCGACGGTGAAGACCCATCTCACGCACATATACGCCAAGTTGGGCGTCAAGGACCGGGCGGCGGCGGTCGCGGTGGGGTACGACCGCAAGATCCTTGGCTGA
- a CDS encoding ABC transporter ATP-binding protein encodes MAIIEVNGLRKAYGGKPAVDGVDFTVEEGEIFGILGPNGAGKTTTVECVEGLRVPDAGTVRVAGLDPVGDHEQVTQLLGAQLQESELQPKLTVREALELYSAFYPKPVDWRPLAGRLGLDAKLSTRFAKLSGGQKQRLFIALSLIGGPRVVVLDELTTGLDPRARRDTWSLIEEIRDSGVTVLLVTHFMEEAQRLCDRIAVIDRGKVAALDTPAGLIARSAASTVISFTPSQPLRDEDLAALPKAVSVETKGDRIVINGTDETVNAVITLLARHRVTAHQLRVTEATLDDAFLDLTETQTGTATSTDTASGTATQTASTAPQPEERV; translated from the coding sequence ATGGCGATCATCGAAGTGAACGGCCTGCGCAAGGCCTACGGGGGCAAGCCCGCCGTCGACGGTGTCGATTTCACCGTCGAGGAGGGCGAGATCTTCGGGATCCTCGGTCCCAACGGTGCGGGCAAGACGACGACCGTCGAATGCGTCGAGGGGCTAAGGGTCCCCGACGCCGGTACGGTCCGCGTCGCCGGACTCGATCCGGTCGGCGACCACGAGCAGGTCACACAACTTCTCGGTGCCCAGCTCCAGGAGAGTGAACTCCAGCCGAAGCTGACGGTGCGCGAGGCGCTCGAGCTGTACTCCGCGTTCTATCCCAAGCCCGTCGACTGGCGTCCGCTCGCCGGCCGCCTCGGACTCGACGCCAAGCTCTCGACGCGCTTCGCGAAACTCTCCGGCGGCCAGAAACAGCGGCTGTTCATCGCGCTGTCCCTGATCGGCGGTCCTCGGGTGGTCGTGCTCGACGAGCTGACCACCGGTCTGGACCCGCGCGCCCGCCGCGACACCTGGAGCCTGATCGAGGAGATCCGCGACTCCGGGGTGACGGTGCTGCTGGTCACCCATTTCATGGAGGAGGCGCAGCGGCTCTGCGACCGGATCGCCGTCATCGACCGGGGAAAGGTCGCCGCGCTCGACACCCCCGCCGGGCTGATCGCCCGCTCGGCGGCGTCCACCGTCATCTCCTTCACGCCGTCGCAGCCGCTGCGCGACGAGGATCTGGCCGCGCTGCCCAAGGCGGTGTCGGTGGAGACGAAGGGCGACCGGATCGTCATCAACGGCACCGACGAGACCGTCAACGCGGTCATCACGCTGCTCGCCCGGCACCGCGTCACCGCTCACCAGCTGCGGGTCACCGAGGCGACGTTGGACGACGCTTTCCTCGACCTGACCGAGACACAGACGGGCACGGCGACGAGCACCGACACAGCGAGCGGCACCGCCACGCAGACCGCCTCCACCGCCCCGCAGCCCGAAGAGAGGGTCTGA